A genomic window from Desulfovibrio oxyclinae DSM 11498 includes:
- a CDS encoding glycine betaine ABC transporter substrate-binding protein — protein MKKLTMCLTLVLTLLMYGTQAFGAEKIRFGVPPWPGVEVKTEIVRQVLEKLGYETEELQIGPPIIYKGLVSDEVDAFLGAWVPQQNSLLEPLLEKNAVEIAQTNLEEAKISLCVPRYAAEAGVKSFADLDAHAEKFDKTIYNIEIGSPMHTAMDEIIANDVAGLGDWKQTGATTSAMLMEAKSIMKDKGWVAFACWKPHWMNVGIDMTYLDAVPGTEKFSSDSKVHTVVSAEMKSIHPQAYRFLQNIKVDSATQSRWIMDYSKKELPLDTVASEWIASNPDTLEKWLAGVKAADGTDAMTRLAD, from the coding sequence ATGAAAAAGCTTACCATGTGTCTCACGCTTGTCCTGACATTGCTCATGTACGGCACACAGGCGTTCGGGGCCGAGAAAATCCGTTTCGGTGTTCCGCCGTGGCCGGGCGTGGAGGTAAAAACCGAAATCGTGCGGCAGGTGCTTGAGAAACTGGGCTATGAAACCGAGGAACTCCAGATCGGTCCCCCGATCATCTACAAGGGGTTGGTTTCCGATGAAGTGGATGCCTTCCTCGGAGCATGGGTACCTCAGCAAAATTCGCTTCTGGAACCGCTTCTGGAAAAGAACGCGGTTGAAATCGCCCAGACCAACCTTGAAGAAGCCAAAATCAGTCTTTGCGTCCCGAGATACGCGGCAGAAGCTGGCGTGAAAAGCTTCGCCGATCTGGACGCGCACGCCGAAAAATTCGACAAAACGATTTACAACATTGAAATAGGCTCCCCCATGCATACCGCCATGGATGAGATCATTGCCAATGACGTGGCCGGACTGGGCGACTGGAAGCAAACCGGGGCGACGACCTCAGCCATGCTCATGGAAGCCAAGAGCATCATGAAGGACAAGGGCTGGGTTGCCTTCGCATGCTGGAAGCCCCACTGGATGAACGTCGGAATCGACATGACATATCTCGACGCGGTTCCCGGCACCGAAAAATTCTCCAGCGACTCCAAAGTGCACACTGTCGTCAGCGCGGAGATGAAGTCGATTCACCCGCAAGCATACCGTTTTCTCCAAAATATCAAAGTAGATTCCGCCACGCAGAGCCGTTGGATCATGGATTACTCCAAAAAGGAACTGCCTTTGGATACGGTTGCATCCGAATGGATCGCCTCAAACCCCGACACCCTTGAGAAATGGCTTGCCGGAGTCAAGGCAGCCGATGGCACAGACGCCATGACGCGGCTTGCCGACTGA